TGTCTAGCCATAGAtcgaacaatatatatattaacggGTGTAATGTATTTTCCCGTTTGATGTTTAATTTTCACGTACGTTAAGCATCAAATATTGTTCGTGAATGATATATCATGTCCAATATGCAAAATAGCTGAGAAGCGTGAAAGCTGAAAGCTCCGAGTCTCGAAgttaatttgcataaaaagaaacaaataaaaataaatgcaaacTTTACACATGAGTTTATACCCAATTTTTATTTGCTTCTTCAAGCATTATATGTAGCAGATTTTCATAGGGATCAATCTCTACAAGTTCATCTAAAACCTGGTTTAGTAGTAAATCCAGAATCTGTCGCTCGAGCTCTTGGCATACCTCTTCAAACCCTTCAAATCCAAGGGAATTCTTTGCTATCCAATTTGACTGTTCAATATCCGTTTCTGTCATCCTAAAAAGCTGCCCTACCACGTCCACATAATACTGTGTTTCTGGAATGTCCATTTGGTCGTCGCAGTCCTTCTTGATTGCTCCTATTCTACGATCATCCGTATAAGAAACTTTTGGTGAAGATGTTCGGTTTAAATTCAACTCCATAGGCCTTTGATCAGCTTCTGTAACAAATATCATCAACAGAAATTGAGTTAGAAAATGATaacacacacatgcatatatataaattattggtAAAATTCcaggaaaaaagaaactgaGATATGACCTTGTTGCATTTCAGAATCATTGACTTCAAGAAGATATATaggacttgaattttgagagtCATGACGTTCATCACGCTCTACTTCAACAGCTAAAGTACCCTGAGGTTTTCTGTTCCTTTTGGGCTTGGCTTCCACAGATTGTTTCTTCTGATTTCTCGGCTTGGGTGGACTTTTCTCCTTCAAATTTGCAACATCAGTTCTGTCCTCATTCTTTTTGTGAGTTGGAAGAAGGCTCAAACGCTTAGCAGATCCAGTAGTATTGCGGTTAGAAAGGTTAGTGGAGACAACTCTCCTAGGCTCGTTCCTTAACATGGAGATCCTGTTGTTTTCCTgattctccatcttcttcttcttcttcatagaGTTAGCTCTTTCCCTCGTGTTGATCTCCTTCTTCTTGCTTCTCTGCTCGGCCTTCCCCTGCTTCATATCTCCAGAATCTCTTTCACATTTTCTCACCTTCGTTCCCTTTCCCTTGGTTTCATCCACATTATCCAGAAACACAACCAAGAGATCACGATTCTGTTGAAGTGACAACGCTGGAACCTCCCGAAACGACACCGATGTTCTAACCCGGCGATGCTGAGTTTGGCTTATATCCAACTGCAGCATATAATCAGCAAAACTAACTGACCTACTGCGCACAAGTG
This genomic interval from Juglans regia cultivar Chandler chromosome 3, Walnut 2.0, whole genome shotgun sequence contains the following:
- the LOC108994853 gene encoding uncharacterized protein LOC108994853, whose protein sequence is MTDFSRNADSGCFSGLFGRNSCFRSLPTHPADNVIDSKTVDKSDYQKENPTAKAKIKAPANPGVVARLMGLDSLPETIWVPGKGTSDSLVRSRSVSFADYMLQLDISQTQHRRVRTSVSFREVPALSLQQNRDLLVVFLDNVDETKGKGTKVRKCERDSGDMKQGKAEQRSKKKEINTRERANSMKKKKKMENQENNRISMLRNEPRRVVSTNLSNRNTTGSAKRLSLLPTHKKNEDRTDVANLKEKSPPKPRNQKKQSVEAKPKRNRKPQGTLAVEVERDERHDSQNSSPIYLLEVNDSEMQQEADQRPMELNLNRTSSPKVSYTDDRRIGAIKKDCDDQMDIPETQYYVDVVGQLFRMTETDIEQSNWIAKNSLGFEGFEEVCQELERQILDLLLNQVLDELVEIDPYENLLHIMLEEANKNWV